The following coding sequences are from one Macaca mulatta isolate MMU2019108-1 chromosome 7, T2T-MMU8v2.0, whole genome shotgun sequence window:
- the PYGO1 gene encoding pygopus homolog 1, whose product MSAEQEKDPISLKRVRGGDSGLDGLGGPGVQLGSPDKKKRKANTQGPSFPPLSEYAPPPNPNSDHLVAANPFDDNYNTISYKPLPSSNPYLGPGYPGFGGYSTFRMPPHVPPRMSSPYCGPYSLRNQPHPFPQNPLGMGFNRPHAFTFGPHDNSSFGNPSYNNALSQNVNMPNQHFRQSPAENFSQIPPQNASQVSNPDLASNFVPGNNSNFTSPLESNHSFIPPPNTFGQAKAPPPKQDFPQGATKNTNQNSSAHPPHLNMDDTVNQSNIELKNVNRSNAVNQENSRSSSTEATNNNHANGTQNKPRQPRGAADACTTEKSNKSSLHPNRHGHSSSDPVYPCGICTNEVNDDQDAILCEASCQKWFHRICTGMTETAYGLLTAEASAVWGCDTCMADKDVQLMRTRETFGPSAVGSDA is encoded by the exons gtggtgATAGTGGACTGGATGGGTTAGGAGGACCAGGTGTACAACTAGGAAGCCCAGATAAGAAAAAACGCAAGGCAAATACACAG gGACCTTCTTTTCCTCCATTGTCTGAGTATGCTCCACCACCGAATCCAAACTCTGACCATCTAGTGGCTGCTAATCCATTTGATGACAACTATAATACTATTTCCTATAAACCACTACCTTCATCAAATCCATATCTTGGCCCTGGTTATCCTGGCTTTGGAGGCTATAGTACATTCAGAATGCCACCTCACGTTCCCCCAAGAATGTCTTCCCCATACTGTGGTCCTTACTCACTCAGGAACCAGCCACACCCATTTCCTCAGAATCCTCTGGGCATGGGTTTTAATCGACCTCATGCTTTTACATTTGGGCCACATGATAATTCAAGTTTCGGTAACCCATCTTATAATAATGCACTAAGTCAGAATGTCAACATGCCTAATCAACATTTTAGACAAAGTCCTGCTGAAAATTTCAGTCAGATTCCTCCACAGAACGCTAGCCAAGTTTCTAACCCTGATTTGGCATCCAATTTTGTTCctggaaataattcaaattttacaTCTCCATTAGAATCtaatcattcttttattcctcccCCAAACACTTTTGGTCAAGCAAAAGCACCTCCCCCAAAACAAGACTTTCCTCAAGGAGCAACCAAAAACACTAATCAAAATTCCTCTGCTCATCCACCTCACTTGAATATGGATGACACAGTGAATCAGAGTaatattgaattaaaaaatgttaatcgAAGCAATGCAGTAAATCAAGAGAACAGCCGTTCAAGTAGCACTGAAGCCACAAACAATAACCATGCAAATGGGACGCAGAATAAGCCACGACAACCAAGAGGTGCAGCAGATGCCTGCACCACTGAAAAAAGCAATAAATCTTCTCTTCACCCAAACCGTCATGGCCATTCATCTTCTGACCCAGTGTATCCTTGTGGAATTTGTACAAACGAGGTGAATGATGATCAGGATGCCATCTTATGTGAGGCCTCTTGTCAGAAATGGTTTCATCGGATCTGTACTGGAATGACTGAAACAGCTTATGGCCTCTTAACTGCAGAAGCATCTGCAGTATGGGGCTGTGATACCTGTATGGCTGACAAAGATGTCCAGTTAATGCGTACTAGAGAAACTTTCGGTCCATCTGCAGTGGGCAGTGATGCTTAA